In a single window of the Micrococcaceae bacterium Sec5.7 genome:
- a CDS encoding homoserine O-acetyltransferase, with product MVRYLGIGGLELEAGGFLPDVTLAYETWGTLNADASNAVLVQHALTGSTHVTKGASDEAGWWEQLAGPGAPVDTDRFFVVSINIVGGCYGSTGPSSAAPDGKPWGSRFPLVTLRDTTVAEGRLADQLGIGSWFAVLGGSMGGARALEWALTYPDRVQRCAVISIGASSTAEQIAYAQAQTLAIRQDTNFNGGDYYGGSLPEDGLALARRIAHITYRSAQELDFRFGRNAQAAESPLRAASLGERGRYQVESYLDHQGNKLVQRFDANSYVAITEALMSHDVCRGRGPLKETLSQATAEFFVAAVDTDRLYFPAQSQELADALPGDVEVHVIQAPIGHDGFLTEIGQLNDQLRNSFFA from the coding sequence ATGGTCCGGTACCTGGGAATCGGCGGCCTTGAGCTGGAAGCCGGCGGGTTCCTGCCGGATGTAACCCTTGCCTACGAAACGTGGGGAACGCTCAACGCGGATGCTTCAAACGCGGTGCTCGTCCAACACGCCCTGACCGGCAGCACCCACGTGACAAAGGGGGCATCGGACGAAGCCGGCTGGTGGGAGCAGTTGGCCGGTCCCGGCGCCCCGGTGGACACGGACAGGTTCTTTGTTGTCTCCATCAACATTGTGGGCGGCTGCTACGGATCCACCGGGCCGTCGTCGGCTGCTCCGGATGGAAAGCCCTGGGGTTCCCGGTTCCCGCTGGTCACCCTCCGGGACACCACCGTGGCCGAGGGGCGGCTGGCTGACCAGCTCGGCATCGGCAGCTGGTTCGCTGTCCTGGGCGGCTCCATGGGCGGTGCGCGCGCACTTGAATGGGCGCTCACCTACCCGGACCGCGTGCAGCGCTGCGCGGTGATCTCGATAGGTGCCAGCAGCACCGCCGAACAGATTGCCTATGCCCAGGCACAGACGCTCGCCATCCGGCAGGACACCAACTTCAACGGCGGCGACTACTACGGAGGTTCCTTGCCCGAGGACGGACTGGCTCTGGCCCGCCGCATTGCGCACATCACCTACCGCTCGGCCCAGGAGCTCGATTTCCGGTTCGGCCGGAACGCGCAGGCCGCGGAATCGCCCTTGCGGGCGGCGTCACTGGGGGAGCGCGGCCGGTACCAGGTTGAGAGCTACCTGGACCATCAGGGCAACAAGCTGGTCCAACGGTTTGATGCGAACAGTTATGTCGCCATCACGGAGGCGCTGATGAGCCACGACGTGTGCCGTGGCCGCGGTCCGCTCAAGGAGACTCTCTCACAGGCAACGGCCGAGTTTTTTGTGGCCGCAGTTGATACTGACAGGCTGTACTTCCCTGCCCAGTCCCAGGAATTGGCGGATGCGCTGCCCGGAGACGTTGAGGTGCACGTGATCCAGGCACCTATCGGCCATGACGGGTTCCTGACGGAAATCGGCCAGCTCAATGACCAGCTGCGGAACAGCTTCTTCGCATAG
- a CDS encoding VOC family protein → MRMDHVSYACEHDGLAATTDRISTALGVEAVKGGVHPRFGTRNMIIPLAGHKYLEVVEVLDHPASDKAPFGQAVRARSAAGGGWMGWCVEVDDLAPFEDRLGRAAVNGNRKFPDGRELVWKQIGILGLIADPQVPYMLKWEGDPDLHPSNAYESNVKMSSLTIAGSAERVTEWLGEPVEKPLEDVAVNWLAPHGTPGILSVTFETASGAVTI, encoded by the coding sequence ATGCGCATGGATCACGTCTCTTACGCCTGTGAACACGATGGCCTGGCTGCCACCACCGACCGTATTTCGACCGCCCTCGGCGTCGAAGCCGTCAAGGGTGGTGTCCATCCCCGATTTGGTACCAGGAACATGATTATCCCGCTCGCCGGGCACAAATATCTGGAGGTTGTGGAGGTCCTGGACCACCCGGCTTCTGACAAGGCACCCTTCGGCCAGGCTGTCCGGGCACGCTCGGCAGCCGGCGGCGGCTGGATGGGATGGTGCGTCGAAGTTGACGACCTCGCCCCGTTCGAAGACCGCCTGGGCCGCGCCGCCGTCAACGGCAATCGCAAGTTCCCGGATGGGCGCGAACTGGTCTGGAAGCAGATCGGCATCCTTGGGCTCATTGCCGATCCGCAGGTCCCCTACATGCTCAAGTGGGAAGGCGATCCGGACCTTCATCCGTCCAACGCCTACGAGAGCAACGTCAAGATGTCCAGCCTCACCATCGCCGGCTCAGCAGAGCGGGTCACCGAATGGCTGGGCGAACCTGTCGAGAAGCCGCTTGAGGACGTCGCCGTGAACTGGCTGGCTCCACACGGCACGCCCGGCATCCTGTCAGTCACCTTCGAAACCGCATCCGGAGCGGTCACCATCTGA
- a CDS encoding SGNH/GDSL hydrolase family protein — protein sequence MQNPPDIAGSHPWSRYVALGDSFTEGIGDPEPQNPGGHRGWADRVAEELSRGSSDFAYANLAVRGRLLQQIVDQQLAPCLALKPDLVTLSAGGNDLIRPGGDPDALAEKLDSVVQILAMGGATVVLFNGPDVGSSVLGRFRSKVAIYNENLRTVAARHDAVIADMWSLRQLNDPQMWDVDRLHFSPLGHHTIAAMVLDSLNVHHTLEPLMPKPLPPQSWRQARTGDLVWAREYFVPWVVRRLRHRSSGDGITAKRPMPGPVFGPGVPMGSGEGPLGSGDSSRK from the coding sequence ATGCAGAATCCGCCTGACATTGCGGGAAGCCATCCCTGGAGCCGTTACGTGGCGCTGGGTGATTCCTTCACCGAAGGAATCGGAGATCCTGAGCCACAGAACCCTGGCGGACACCGTGGTTGGGCGGACCGCGTGGCCGAGGAACTCAGCCGTGGCTCCAGCGACTTCGCGTATGCCAATCTGGCGGTCCGCGGCCGGCTCCTCCAGCAGATCGTTGACCAGCAGCTGGCCCCTTGTCTGGCGCTGAAGCCGGATCTGGTCACGCTCTCCGCTGGCGGAAACGATCTCATCCGCCCCGGCGGGGATCCCGATGCCCTGGCCGAGAAACTCGACTCGGTGGTCCAGATTCTGGCCATGGGCGGGGCAACAGTGGTCCTGTTCAACGGCCCGGACGTCGGTTCCTCGGTTCTGGGGCGCTTCCGCAGCAAAGTGGCCATCTACAACGAGAACCTGCGGACGGTTGCTGCGCGTCATGACGCCGTCATCGCAGACATGTGGTCGCTGAGGCAGCTCAACGATCCCCAGATGTGGGACGTGGACCGCCTTCACTTCTCGCCGCTCGGCCATCACACCATCGCGGCCATGGTGCTGGATTCCCTCAACGTCCACCACACTCTGGAACCACTCATGCCCAAGCCGCTGCCCCCGCAAAGCTGGCGCCAAGCGCGCACCGGCGATCTGGTGTGGGCACGCGAATACTTCGTCCCGTGGGTTGTCCGGCGGCTGCGCCACCGTTCATCAGGCGATGGCATCACTGCCAAGCGTCCGATGCCGGGGCCCGTCTTCGGACCCGGTGTCCCGATGGGATCCGGCGAGGGACCGCTGGGGTCCGGGGACTCCAGCCGGAAGTAG
- a CDS encoding DeoR/GlpR family DNA-binding transcription regulator, which yields MTRTDRLTAILDLLAESGQVDVEDIVTQLGVSPATARRDLDSLAKQRLLSRTRGGATTGSVAYDLPGRYNRDDHAEAKQQIALAASALIQPGAVIGLSGGTTSTALAQVLSTRADLNTHSNRATLTVVTNAINIASQLAVRPNIKIMVTGGILNPRSYELVGPYTDIIMQKVALDIAFIGVNGIDPAFGPTITDEGEASVNALMARRAAVSYVLADSSKVGRRAFATMAGYRFSKLITDSGISDTDKAAFEANGTEVIVAPPAQES from the coding sequence ATGACGCGCACCGATCGACTGACTGCGATCCTGGATCTGCTGGCGGAGTCCGGGCAGGTTGACGTGGAGGACATTGTCACGCAACTCGGCGTGTCGCCTGCCACGGCGCGACGCGATCTGGACAGCCTTGCCAAGCAGCGGCTGCTCAGCCGGACCAGGGGTGGAGCAACCACAGGTTCGGTCGCCTACGACCTCCCTGGCCGCTATAACCGGGACGATCACGCCGAAGCGAAACAGCAGATCGCGCTGGCCGCCTCTGCGCTGATCCAGCCGGGGGCAGTGATCGGCCTCAGCGGCGGCACCACCAGCACTGCCTTGGCGCAGGTTTTGTCAACCCGCGCTGATCTGAACACGCACTCCAACCGCGCCACGTTGACGGTGGTCACCAATGCCATCAATATTGCGTCCCAGCTTGCTGTCCGGCCCAATATCAAGATCATGGTGACCGGTGGCATCCTGAACCCGCGATCCTACGAGCTGGTGGGGCCGTACACGGACATCATCATGCAGAAGGTCGCGCTGGACATCGCCTTCATCGGGGTAAACGGCATCGATCCTGCGTTTGGCCCTACCATCACGGACGAGGGGGAGGCCTCCGTCAACGCGCTGATGGCCCGCCGTGCCGCCGTGTCCTATGTGTTGGCGGACTCTTCCAAAGTGGGGCGGCGCGCGTTCGCCACCATGGCGGGTTACCGGTTCAGCAAGCTGATCACCGACTCCGGCATTTCAGACACGGACAAGGCTGCGTTCGAGGCCAACGGCACCGAAGTCATTGTGGCGCCGCCGGCACAGGAATCCTGA
- a CDS encoding crosslink repair DNA glycosylase YcaQ family protein, giving the protein MLATALNLMGLTDPGSRIDLIQCYDEFVMRYSESRHYLGGSVPAFPVEQAPMHVVLLDGRMIRTWRHAFSRGRCELDVRTAGSLDPAAGQALEQAVDRYSLFLEMPAVRL; this is encoded by the coding sequence GTGCTGGCCACCGCGCTGAACCTGATGGGGCTGACGGATCCCGGATCCCGGATCGATCTGATCCAGTGTTACGACGAATTCGTTATGCGCTACTCGGAATCGAGGCACTACCTGGGCGGCAGCGTCCCCGCCTTCCCTGTGGAACAGGCCCCCATGCACGTGGTGCTTCTCGATGGCCGCATGATCCGTACCTGGCGGCATGCATTCTCCCGCGGGCGCTGCGAACTGGACGTCCGCACGGCTGGCTCACTCGATCCCGCCGCCGGGCAAGCCCTGGAGCAGGCTGTCGACCGCTACAGCCTTTTTCTGGAAATGCCGGCCGTCCGGCTGTGA
- a CDS encoding CPBP family intramembrane glutamic endopeptidase, whose amino-acid sequence MLVPARRRLRIEVWIVLGLSLGQSAVYSVVQLLDKVTRAPLAQGTSTLNRSQSTREYFDLTYQLLDIVFALVPVLLVIYFLTDHVRTPNDGRTSGSAFRKLGFNFARPGVDLLQGLGLAALIGIPSLGLYAGGRALGITTAIIPSALDSYWWTVPVLILSAIRHGVVEEVIVVGYLLDRLGKFGWSMPLAIFASSMLRGSYHLYQGFGPFIGNAVMGVVFAWIYAKTGRVMPLVIAHAVLDIVAFVGFSLFGKAVGLG is encoded by the coding sequence ATGTTGGTTCCTGCCCGCCGTCGTCTGCGGATTGAAGTCTGGATTGTCCTCGGACTGTCCCTCGGCCAGTCCGCTGTCTACTCCGTGGTGCAGCTCCTGGACAAGGTGACCCGGGCACCCCTTGCCCAGGGCACCTCCACGCTTAACCGTTCGCAGAGCACCCGCGAATACTTCGATCTCACCTATCAGCTGCTGGACATAGTCTTCGCGCTGGTGCCGGTGCTGCTGGTGATCTACTTCCTGACGGATCATGTCCGGACACCCAATGACGGGCGGACGAGCGGCTCGGCATTCCGGAAACTGGGCTTCAACTTCGCCAGGCCCGGTGTGGATCTGCTGCAGGGTCTGGGCCTTGCGGCACTGATCGGCATTCCCTCCCTGGGACTCTACGCAGGAGGCCGGGCGCTGGGCATCACCACAGCGATCATCCCCAGTGCGCTGGACTCCTACTGGTGGACTGTTCCTGTGCTGATACTGTCCGCGATACGGCACGGCGTCGTGGAGGAAGTCATTGTGGTGGGCTATCTGCTGGACCGGCTGGGCAAATTCGGCTGGAGCATGCCGCTGGCCATATTTGCCAGCTCCATGCTGAGGGGCAGCTATCACCTGTACCAGGGCTTCGGGCCGTTCATCGGGAACGCCGTGATGGGGGTGGTCTTCGCCTGGATCTATGCAAAGACCGGCCGTGTCATGCCGCTGGTGATTGCCCATGCGGTGCTGGACATCGTGGCATTCGTCGGCTTCAGCCTCTTCGGCAAGGCAGTCGGGCTTGGCTAG
- a CDS encoding Ig-like domain-containing protein → MSREMKYTRLAAAVLAGAVGVVMVPLGAVPAAAAAINDPPVAPHSIIVFPVRDFVSAAGYATGDRPTVQIVRGGAVVGTATNVVPQDDPATPGFDGFVEVNHPGGACWEGVTPDIRPGDVARILTAPGIGDQTSTANVTVTQPATKVNASTVVMKGTAIAAGGGQIPASQLEARVVAGRQSFVINGKRTIRAAAGGGDGTLAYDGPGLTSWTATFTGLGQVSTVDGTSDADRAVANESRALWLGTDPATTAEATIFEFGQFAGPGAPCTAPLANGPSAPDMTAATDTGSSSTDNLTANRSPVFTGATALTTSTGVNLYVDGALRGTATVGAGGTYSVAPDLPLASGAHSVTASEFATGVPETMSTGTLRVTVDIAGPTARPGTPAAGTTAVSQTSNVTATFSENVTGVSSATFTLKNAAGAAVASAVSYNATTRVATLNPGVTLAADTRYTATVSAGIKDTAGNPLTASSWSFTTGPRPTVGTKSPAPGAVGVSRVANVTAALSEKVTGVTSGTFALRNAATGSVISAVVSYNATTRVATLNPGLTLTARTKYTAGLSGGIKDAAGNSLLWTSWSFTTGP, encoded by the coding sequence ATGTCCAGAGAAATGAAGTACACGCGTTTGGCAGCCGCCGTCCTTGCGGGCGCGGTGGGGGTTGTTATGGTGCCGTTGGGTGCGGTGCCGGCGGCCGCGGCGGCGATTAATGATCCGCCCGTGGCGCCGCACAGTATCATTGTCTTTCCGGTCAGGGACTTTGTCTCGGCTGCAGGTTACGCGACCGGTGACCGGCCTACGGTTCAGATCGTCCGCGGCGGCGCCGTGGTGGGGACTGCAACGAATGTGGTTCCCCAAGACGACCCGGCGACCCCCGGGTTCGACGGGTTCGTGGAAGTAAACCACCCCGGAGGCGCGTGTTGGGAGGGAGTCACTCCGGATATCCGGCCCGGTGACGTTGCACGCATCCTGACGGCGCCCGGCATCGGGGACCAGACCAGCACAGCGAATGTCACCGTCACGCAGCCGGCAACGAAAGTCAACGCGTCCACGGTGGTGATGAAGGGAACGGCGATCGCCGCTGGCGGAGGCCAGATACCGGCTTCCCAGCTCGAGGCCAGGGTGGTCGCCGGCAGGCAGTCATTTGTCATCAACGGAAAGCGCACCATCCGTGCCGCGGCGGGCGGCGGTGACGGCACCTTGGCCTACGACGGGCCCGGGCTGACGTCGTGGACGGCCACCTTTACCGGACTCGGCCAGGTCAGCACCGTGGACGGCACGAGCGACGCCGACAGGGCGGTCGCCAACGAGAGCAGGGCTTTGTGGCTGGGAACAGACCCGGCGACCACCGCCGAGGCAACGATCTTCGAGTTCGGACAGTTCGCCGGCCCCGGAGCACCATGCACCGCGCCGTTGGCGAACGGCCCCTCGGCTCCGGACATGACTGCAGCCACTGACACGGGCAGCTCAAGCACGGATAACCTCACCGCGAACCGCTCCCCGGTCTTTACCGGTGCGACCGCCCTCACCACTTCCACAGGAGTGAACCTGTATGTGGACGGGGCGCTGCGGGGCACCGCCACCGTGGGTGCCGGGGGAACATACTCGGTGGCTCCGGATCTTCCCTTGGCCAGCGGGGCTCACAGCGTAACAGCCAGCGAATTCGCTACGGGAGTGCCCGAGACGATGTCCACCGGTACCCTTCGGGTCACCGTTGACATCGCCGGGCCGACCGCCAGGCCGGGCACTCCGGCAGCAGGCACCACCGCCGTCAGCCAGACCAGCAACGTCACGGCGACCTTCAGTGAAAACGTCACAGGCGTTTCGTCCGCAACGTTTACCCTGAAGAACGCAGCAGGGGCTGCGGTCGCATCGGCGGTGAGTTACAACGCCACCACCCGGGTGGCAACCCTCAACCCAGGGGTAACCCTGGCAGCGGACACCAGATACACCGCCACGGTGAGCGCCGGGATTAAGGACACCGCGGGCAACCCCCTCACTGCTAGCAGCTGGAGCTTCACCACCGGGCCGCGGCCAACCGTGGGCACGAAGTCACCGGCTCCAGGCGCTGTCGGGGTCAGCCGGGTGGCCAATGTGACGGCAGCCCTCAGCGAGAAGGTGACCGGTGTAACCAGTGGTACGTTCGCCCTGAGGAACGCCGCCACCGGCAGCGTGATCAGCGCGGTGGTCAGCTACAACGCCACCACGCGGGTGGCAACCCTCAACCCAGGGCTAACGCTCACCGCGCGCACCAAGTACACCGCGGGCCTCAGCGGCGGCATCAAGGACGCCGCGGGGAACAGTCTGCTCTGGACTTCCTGGAGCTTCACCACCGGACCATGA
- a CDS encoding phospholipase, with product MTEAEVFPAPVVSWSKTEDSRAGKPLLVVLHGYGANELDLLSLADMLPDDFAVASVRAPIAMGPGFTWFPLTGSVDYSLDAVKTASGYVLDWLDSVKANHPSVTLLGFSMGMAMATTLLRQRPADFAAVVGLSGFAVDAGADASFRDGELDGTVPLFWGRDQQDPVITPDKIDFTIGWVRKHVKLTKVLYTGMWHGINQQEIGHVSEFLTHEVLN from the coding sequence ATGACTGAAGCCGAAGTATTTCCTGCCCCCGTCGTTTCGTGGTCCAAGACCGAGGACTCCCGGGCCGGCAAACCCCTGTTGGTGGTGCTCCATGGCTATGGCGCAAACGAGCTGGATCTCCTGAGCCTCGCTGACATGCTTCCCGACGACTTCGCAGTGGCGTCCGTCCGCGCCCCCATCGCCATGGGCCCCGGCTTCACCTGGTTCCCGCTGACCGGCTCTGTCGACTATTCGCTCGACGCCGTCAAGACCGCCTCCGGGTACGTGCTGGACTGGCTGGACAGCGTCAAGGCCAACCACCCTTCGGTGACCCTGCTCGGTTTCTCGATGGGAATGGCCATGGCCACGACGCTGCTGAGGCAGCGCCCCGCAGATTTTGCCGCCGTCGTCGGGCTTTCAGGTTTTGCGGTCGACGCCGGTGCGGACGCCAGCTTCCGCGACGGCGAACTGGACGGTACAGTGCCGCTTTTCTGGGGCCGGGACCAGCAGGATCCTGTCATTACGCCGGACAAGATCGATTTCACGATCGGCTGGGTGCGGAAGCACGTCAAGCTGACAAAAGTGCTCTACACCGGGATGTGGCACGGTATCAACCAGCAGGAAATCGGCCACGTGTCCGAATTTCTGACCCACGAGGTGCTCAACTAG
- a CDS encoding RNA-binding S4 domain-containing protein, translated as MSNQEIEEITLRDDMIRLGQLLKLASLVEDGVEAAELIKGGLVKVNGEIDDRRGRQLHDGDTITVGGRTVRISAPAPSKQTDAG; from the coding sequence ATGAGCAACCAGGAAATTGAAGAGATCACCCTCCGCGACGACATGATCCGGCTGGGTCAGCTCCTGAAGCTTGCCAGCCTGGTGGAAGACGGTGTGGAGGCTGCGGAACTGATCAAGGGCGGCCTTGTCAAAGTCAACGGCGAGATCGACGACCGCCGTGGGCGCCAGCTGCACGACGGCGACACCATCACGGTGGGCGGCCGCACCGTCCGGATCAGCGCCCCCGCCCCTTCCAAGCAGACGGACGCTGGCTGA
- a CDS encoding histidine phosphatase family protein, which yields MSAPGKIIMIRHGQSAANADTSIYNRVPDYRIPLTPKGLEQAKAAGEQIRRQLDGRQVCVYVSPYLRAYQTLEALDLGALIERVVEEPRLREQDWANFQITGEIEDQKELRNAYGHFFYRFREGESGSDVYDRISSFMETLYRHWSRPSYAPNTLLVTHGLTMRLFCMRWFHWSVEYFESLNNPDNAEVRTLLRTDHGKYELDKPFSQWVERSVNESVLNAPHMIW from the coding sequence ATGAGTGCGCCCGGGAAAATCATCATGATCCGGCATGGCCAGTCCGCGGCCAATGCCGACACCTCCATCTACAACCGGGTGCCGGACTACCGGATACCGCTGACGCCGAAGGGCCTCGAGCAGGCCAAGGCAGCCGGGGAGCAGATCCGGCGCCAGCTCGATGGCCGCCAGGTCTGCGTTTATGTGTCTCCGTATCTGCGGGCGTACCAGACCCTGGAAGCACTCGACCTGGGCGCGCTTATTGAACGGGTGGTCGAAGAGCCCCGGCTCCGCGAACAGGACTGGGCGAATTTCCAGATCACCGGGGAAATCGAAGACCAGAAGGAACTGAGGAATGCCTATGGGCACTTCTTCTACCGGTTCCGCGAGGGCGAGTCGGGCTCAGACGTCTACGACCGCATTTCCTCGTTTATGGAAACCCTCTACAGGCACTGGTCCAGGCCCAGCTACGCGCCCAACACATTGCTGGTGACACATGGTCTGACCATGCGGCTGTTCTGCATGCGCTGGTTCCACTGGTCCGTTGAGTACTTCGAGTCGCTGAATAACCCGGACAACGCAGAGGTCCGCACGCTGCTGCGCACGGACCACGGCAAGTATGAGCTGGACAAGCCGTTCAGCCAGTGGGTGGAGCGAAGCGTCAACGAGTCAGTGCTGAACGCTCCTCATATGATCTGGTGA
- a CDS encoding DMT family transporter: MTHSPRLPLIAGLPMAIGAGLAIPVQGRINGALGARLDDGIAAAVVSFSIGLVVMIIISLVLPKGRAGLARILPAVRERAFPPVYVMAGAIGALFVFAQSFTVGLLGIALFTVATVTGQTVSGLLVDRLGIGPAGKKRVTGIRVIGCVLTIAAVAWAVSPRFGTAGGPGSTGEPGQWLLPVLLPVLAGFLMSFQQAMNGTATVHYGTPIAATLVNFIAGTTILWIAWGIKAVTMGPANPLPGEWWYYLGGPMGCVFIGLGALLVRSLGVLVTGLGMIAGQLLGSLGLDLLFPAPGTVVALTTVLGTVLTLGAIVLATLPWPRGAFRRQRPVG, from the coding sequence ATGACCCACTCACCCCGGCTTCCACTAATCGCCGGCCTGCCCATGGCGATTGGTGCCGGCCTGGCCATCCCCGTCCAAGGCCGGATCAACGGCGCCCTTGGTGCCCGGCTTGACGACGGAATTGCCGCCGCGGTAGTGAGCTTCAGCATCGGACTGGTGGTTATGATCATCATCTCCCTCGTGCTTCCAAAGGGGCGCGCCGGGCTCGCCAGGATCCTTCCTGCCGTACGGGAACGGGCTTTTCCGCCTGTCTATGTGATGGCCGGCGCGATCGGGGCCCTCTTTGTTTTTGCGCAGTCATTCACCGTCGGGCTCCTTGGCATCGCCCTGTTCACGGTTGCCACGGTTACCGGCCAGACTGTCAGCGGGCTTCTGGTGGACCGGCTGGGAATCGGGCCGGCCGGCAAGAAGCGGGTCACCGGCATCAGGGTGATCGGCTGCGTACTCACCATTGCCGCCGTGGCGTGGGCTGTGTCACCGCGATTCGGCACGGCAGGCGGTCCGGGCAGCACCGGTGAGCCGGGACAATGGCTGCTGCCGGTGCTGCTTCCCGTCCTGGCAGGATTTCTGATGAGTTTCCAGCAGGCCATGAACGGGACCGCCACCGTGCACTACGGCACTCCCATCGCCGCCACCCTTGTGAACTTCATAGCCGGCACAACAATCCTGTGGATCGCTTGGGGCATCAAGGCGGTGACCATGGGCCCGGCCAATCCGCTGCCCGGTGAATGGTGGTATTACCTGGGAGGGCCCATGGGCTGTGTGTTCATCGGTCTGGGCGCCCTTCTGGTCCGAAGCCTGGGTGTACTGGTGACAGGTCTGGGCATGATCGCCGGCCAGCTGCTGGGTTCACTGGGACTTGATCTGCTGTTCCCCGCGCCGGGCACGGTAGTGGCGCTGACTACAGTTCTGGGCACGGTGCTTACGCTAGGCG
- a CDS encoding IS701 family transposase has product MAEVEEWAEGLEEIGDLIGPRFVRSEPRRNAVGYVRGLLSDEERKNSWTLSERAGHGTPDGMQRLLSTTDWDPEVVRDDLFTYVNRHLGDPGGILIIDETGFLKKGAESAGVARQYSGTAGRVENCQIGVFLTYSAPAGRTLLDRELYLPKTWADDRERCTRAGIPKTREFATKPVLAADMIDRALDAGIPARWATGDAVYGQHTGLRRRLEARGLHYVLAVPMNQNIIAPTAGIGEQWRADKLIASLRGNAWRTRTAGAGTKGERRYSWARTRINGPAETGEHWLLARRSLKDPTDLAYYICHGPNRVSLAELVRIAGARWAIEETFQTSKGETGLDHYQVRQYTGWYRHITLSMFAQAFLTVIRSKKGALPPQTAN; this is encoded by the coding sequence GTGGCGGAGGTAGAAGAGTGGGCCGAAGGTCTGGAGGAAATCGGCGATCTTATTGGGCCGCGGTTTGTCCGGTCTGAACCGCGGCGGAATGCTGTTGGGTATGTGCGCGGGCTGCTTTCGGATGAGGAACGGAAAAATTCCTGGACCCTGTCTGAACGCGCCGGGCACGGCACCCCGGATGGCATGCAGCGCCTGCTCTCGACCACTGACTGGGACCCGGAGGTTGTGCGGGATGATTTGTTCACCTACGTCAATCGCCACCTGGGCGATCCCGGCGGGATCCTGATCATCGACGAGACCGGATTCCTCAAGAAGGGCGCCGAATCGGCCGGGGTCGCACGCCAGTATTCAGGCACTGCCGGGCGGGTGGAGAACTGCCAGATCGGGGTGTTTCTGACGTACTCCGCCCCGGCCGGGCGCACCCTGCTGGACCGGGAACTTTACCTGCCCAAAACCTGGGCCGATGACCGGGAAAGATGCACCCGGGCCGGGATCCCCAAAACCAGGGAATTCGCCACGAAACCGGTGCTCGCCGCGGACATGATCGACCGCGCCCTGGATGCCGGGATCCCGGCCCGCTGGGCCACCGGGGACGCTGTCTACGGACAGCACACGGGGCTGCGCCGCCGCCTGGAAGCCCGAGGTCTGCACTACGTGCTGGCCGTTCCCATGAACCAAAACATCATCGCCCCCACCGCAGGGATCGGCGAGCAATGGCGCGCGGATAAACTAATCGCTTCCCTGCGCGGCAACGCCTGGCGGACCCGCACCGCCGGGGCAGGAACCAAGGGCGAGCGTCGATACTCCTGGGCACGGACCCGCATCAACGGACCCGCCGAAACCGGAGAACACTGGCTGCTGGCCCGCCGCTCCCTGAAAGACCCCACCGACCTGGCCTACTACATCTGCCACGGCCCCAACCGGGTCTCCCTCGCCGAACTGGTGCGGATCGCCGGCGCCCGCTGGGCGATCGAGGAAACCTTCCAAACCTCCAAAGGCGAAACCGGGCTGGACCACTACCAGGTCCGCCAATACACCGGCTGGTACCGGCACATCACCCTCTCCATGTTCGCCCAGGCCTTCCTGACCGTGATCCGCTCCAAAAAAGGGGCCCTGCCGCCGCAGACGGCGAACTGA